Genomic window (Juglans microcarpa x Juglans regia isolate MS1-56 chromosome 2S, Jm3101_v1.0, whole genome shotgun sequence):
TGTAAATAATTcaaatcacaagtttgagaCTTGCAAGCTTGAGCCATTTTGCTGGAGTGTTGCGAGGGCTCAAGGTGCTTAGGTGAGACTTGAGGGCGGCCCTCCCTTGGTGATAATGAATATTCAACACACTCACATGAGTGCTCTAAGCCAATCTTTGTTGCTTGGAAGAGCCTTGTAGCTTGGGTAGGGCATTGTTCCTCAAGGAAGTCTTGTTGCTCAAAGGGTTCCTTTTTTTGATCGAGAGGAGCGTTGTAGGTCCAAGCGAGTCAGGGCAAGCGTTGTTGCTCAACATGTGCCTTTGCTTTGGTGAGGATAAGGACTTGAGGTGCCCAAGTGGTGCTGAAGGGCGACCCCACAACTAATGATGTAGGTTAGGGGGATGGTTTCCGAGCTTTTTGTCTAGTGGGGGTTGATCGTAGTTGTGcattctctttatttcttttattcacCCTGGAGCTCTTGTTTAGGAAGTGGATTGTCTGAACTTGCTATTGGTTAACATCGATGAGTAAAGTGCATTCCTCTTATTCATCCATTTGGATTCTTGTGGAATCTTGAGGGTTTTTGTGGGAAAAACCTCCAAAAACTAAATTTGTTAgtgaaaataaaacataaatagtAAGGTCGGGGGAATCAAAGCTGAGCCATTCAACTACCGCTTTAGATTTTCCATTGTTTGTCTGGCAAAGAGTGGTTGCCGAAGAGTTGTTCATGTgtcttttttattgttcttgAGCTTCTAGTAGTCTTGGCGCTTTGTcccaagaatgattgtgttggGTGGACCATTTAGCTgctactttcaattttttcttaaattgtaTGTTGCTAAGTGATTTTTGCACAATGGAAGTTGCACATCAAGTGATTTTTGTTGAGACTTGTCCCGCTTACGTATCCTCTTTATTTTGCTTGCATGTATTGAGACTCATGGTTGAGCCTAGGCGTGTGAGCGAAGTGGTCGCTTATTCGCTTGTCCAACTCCGTTTTCTTGTTTGTCCATTCCTGTTGCTCAATTCTTGAATTTTTATCTTCAGTGTGCGCTAGAGGAGAGCCTAGCAAAGCGTATTGCCTGTTTATCCTTGTGTTCCATTTGTCTAACTTGGACTCTGACTGCTTTGGGCAACAAATTTCCAAATGGTGGTCCAATCCTCCATGGGACAATCATGATGGGTTTACCACGATGAACAAGTTGCACAACCTTGCCATGTCTGGCTCCTTTGTGGCGAGCATAGCTTCTGTGGGCGAGCAAAGGTGATGGCGGCAAGCAACGGCTAAGGCAGTGAGCTCCTATGTGGCGAGCAAAGCTTTTGTGGTTGATGGCGTGGTCTGGGCATACCAAACAGAGACATATTGTGAGGTTGGGCAGCACGACAGTTGGAGCAAGGTAATAGGTCTCAACGTCACATATCCACCATGTGAGGTGCCTTATTTTGGTTGGGGGGAGGCTTGTTGTTGGGGAGTAGGACTTGGGGTCGACACTAGTTTTGGCTAAAGAAGGTGATGTGGAGGAGGTGCTTCTGCCCAACCTGGTGAAGTGCTGCAACTTGCATGGTAGCTCACATTTCTTTTATAGTTTGACATGAAAGTCTACGTTTACGTGTTGTTTTGGAGGTAAAATTCACTTTGGTTGATGATTATATACTCTTATGGTCTCACATATCTTTCAATATAATTGatgaaatttagattttgagGGAGGTTGAAAAAACTGCCTTCCTTCTGAAGAGAGAAAATCTGACGACTTCTGCATCCTTTCATCATCAACAGCCCATGGGTTTGGTCCATGGTTAACGAGAAACCAAGTAAGAGCTGAGTTCGCGTCATGGGCACCCGGTTCTGTAAGAAAACTTGATCTTGGGGTCACTTTTCAAATACTTTACTTTGCCCATTGTTGAATAGTCTTTCAGAAGTCGGAACGGTTATGGGCCTCTTGGGTCGTTAGTCCTTAGAGGCTTAAAATAGCCatgttgattatttttaatagagaCAAATTATAgagagatattatatatattttatctgaATTTTGATATCTTCAACTATATCAATTGATGCGTCTTATCTTAtatgaattttcatttaaatcactttaaatataaaatattaatttgtgtAATTAGATACgaaaaaatctaatataaaaattagttttactttttttgcaCCAACAAATTGGGATTTAAAAGTTTTCTATCTTATCATTCAAATTATATTCGTTGATGggacatgaaattttaaatataatcaaattaataGTAGTATTTTAGTATTAAAATCCACTAATTaataaaggaacaaaaaaattatcttatcattcttagttttttaattatgtgATATACAGCTTTTAAGTGATTTTAAGCATGATCAATAATTACTTGAAACATGCTATATAAGACGCGTGGTTAGAGAGTATACAATATAGGACGAAAAACATTTCTCAAGGCACTCCCATCTCTTGTGCATGCTTGCAAACTAACTAGCGAGAATGCAGCATACGTGAACACCACCTTACAGCTTctacgtacatgcatgcagtTTGCCTGATCATCagatctctctttttcttacAGTGCGAGACTGAATATTGGTACAAACAAAGCCAGTTCTGATCTCTGGATCAGAATGAGGGTGGTCGTTGAGAACTTAACAGGAACTCTATTCTACATCCAAGTCGGCAACGATGCCACACTTGCCGATCTAAAGAGGGAAATTGAGGCCCAGCAAGAGCTCCCTTTTCACCGTCTCATCCTGATGCTTGACACCAATCATACCCCTCTGATGACCAGTACTGATGAAGATGGCGTTTTGCTCATGGATTATGGGATCCAAGATGGGTCAcatatttatctctttttcaATCCCCTTGATCATGATGCATCCACCCATGATCAGTTTGCGTTCTCTTGGCCTGATTCTCTCTtgggctagctagctagatagaACGTCCTGTTCCTTTGCCGaacaaaatggaagaaaaggCAACGAATATTGACTTgttcgttttgtttttttgtttttatttacgatttttatgtcattttgatcaaatagaagagaatcactTGTTTATACGTCAAAGAGAGATCAGTAGTAATGTACTAAAAGAATAACTAGCTACAATTAGAATCATGCATGTATAAactgatattaatatataccgGCCAGTACTtgcaattaattatatatgagtttcttcttctttcttccctcttttcattttcattgacATGATAAATGCTAGGATGGACTTTCTTTGGTGATAACCGGAAATTCCAACTAATAAGAACCCTATATATGAAcctaaaaaatagataaaggcCAGCAGAAATAATTACTTGTTTTTCGAGACCCCACTTATAagttttatctatatatatatatatatatatatatatatatatatatttgttctgATTGTCAATTCATTCTAGATCTAGTTGCATTTTATAACCCAATTAATGAAtttaacgtttttttttttttttggtgtagtAACTCTCATCAACTAGCATTATTCCAATGTGAACTTTTAGAAGTAATTCATCAAATTGTTTTGATCCATAATAATAAGATCATCCactttgcatatatatatatatatatatatgatttacatATGGATGCATTTACTTTACATTTCAGAAATTCGATCGTCATGATCTCCATTTTGTTTCAAATAGCTCTAAttcatttatgtatatatatatatatatatcaaatgcaTGATAGCTTATGTTTAGGGGAAACTACATCGCATATTTTATTCTAAGAAATCAATTTCTGTTATAGTTTAAgtcttgaaaaaaaatggataaaaaaagcttctttttttttttaacatgaagAAATAATGAAGCCATTGCAATTGCCAGAAATACTAGCTAGTCACACTAAACACACCAAAATAGAGGACAAGTTATTGAGAGTTGTCATAAAATGGATACCTCGATTTAATATAGGAGCCTTttaattcattaattattttggcATTAATATCATCCAAATAAAGTATATGAGATGTAAATGAAGAAAATGCTCTTTTATCTTCAAGCTAGATATAGCTAGCCTATCTCTAGTAAATTCCTCAATCACATTTATTCAGGTTCTAGCAATGCATGGCATAGAAACATGCAGCATCTGatcagctagctagcagcttcCACTTTGACTAACAGTCCCTTTAAACACATAGAGACAGTCCCCATTCTCAACACCATGCCACCGGAGGCTGCAATTGTCACGCATTATCCTCTGCTTGTGGATGAACAAATAATCATCAATAGGAAGAATTTCTCTGCTCAATAATATCTGCCTCAACTCATTAACAGTGCATGAGTCCTTGATCATTTCCAAAGGAATTCTAGCTGCATTAAGCAAACTAGAAGAAGTTTGCACCAAAAGACTCAACCTTGCTGATGGAGGTTCATCACTCATACGATTCTGCATGCTCTTGAGGAACACAACTATTTCCGAAAACTCGCGTACTCCATACTCGTTTAGATTGCGGAAATCTTCCAACTCCATCCCAGAATAGAAAAGTGACATTCTTTTGAGAGGTGTTCCATCCATGATATGAATTTTCTCTTTGAGACTACGCACTGTTTCTGTTGCATCTACCTCTATGTTAAACTGCCGAGCCGAGAATTTCAGTACAATTTGGATTCTACTACAATGGTTTAGTGGAGGCAGCAAAAGGAGGGATTTGATGGTGAGATCAATTTTAGTACCTTCAGTGACAATTGGATAGTCTTCCATGTCAAGTCCATCCATCAATTCCCATCCTAATACTGAGAGAGTTTGGGAAGCCACAGGGACACCAAAGAGTTGTTCTATCTTCCTTTTGATTTCAAGAACAGGTTCTTGGAGACCCACTTCAATCACAAATTGATGTGCCCTTGTAACAACTATTACCCTCATTGTGTCCCCGAAATGTAGCCTGCTGCTTAGTTCCTATGTCTGAGGGATTAGCTAGCAGCGCGCAAAGAAAACAACTAAGAACAGACACTTTTCAGGCAAACAGATTAGTTCTGCTAAACTGAAGgcattttcaataatttagtGAGAACCACGGAATTTAAGTTCAAGAGTCATGTCAGGAGAATGAGGGTTCCTATCTGTATCATGTTATGTTCATTCTGATTGCATTATTGTGTGCTGTGAGCTACCATAATTTCATGCAAAACCCACCTGAAAGTTGTTAGCATCAAAGAATCTCTAAAAATATCAATGCATTAATGTATATAAATTGTGTTAGGCCAAACTCTCATATTACTTTCATCACATTATGTTGATGCGGCGTTATCTATCAACCATTAAAtctacttttgttttttaaaataacatgttATAAATAAT
Coding sequences:
- the LOC121253368 gene encoding uncharacterized protein LOC121253368, with the protein product MRVIVVTRAHQFVIEVGLQEPVLEIKRKIEQLFGVPVASQTLSVLGWELMDGLDMEDYPIVTEGTKIDLTIKSLLLLPPLNHCSRIQIVLKFSARQFNIEVDATETVRSLKEKIHIMDGTPLKRMSLFYSGMELEDFRNLNEYGVREFSEIVVFLKSMQNRMSDEPPSARLSLLVQTSSSLLNAARIPLEMIKDSCTVNELRQILLSREILPIDDYLFIHKQRIMRDNCSLRWHGVENGDCLYVFKGTVSQSGSC